The Pongo abelii isolate AG06213 chromosome 20, NHGRI_mPonAbe1-v2.0_pri, whole genome shotgun sequence genome window below encodes:
- the APOE gene encoding LOW QUALITY PROTEIN: apolipoprotein E (The sequence of the model RefSeq protein was modified relative to this genomic sequence to represent the inferred CDS: deleted 1 base in 1 codon), translating into MSSGASRKCSWDPGKPWPPDWPITGRKMKVLWAALLVTFLAGCQANVEQVVEPEPEPELRQQAEWQSGQRWELALGRFWDYLRWVQTLSEQVQEELLNSQVTQELTALMDETMKELKAYKSELEEQLTPVAEETRARLSKELQAAQARLGADMEDVRGRLVQYRGEVQAMLGQSTEELRARLASHLRKLRKRLLRDADDLQKRLAVYQAGAREGAERGVSAIRERLGPLVEQGRVRAATVGSVAGKPLQERAQAWGERLRARMEEMGSRTRDRLDEVKEQVAEVRAKLEEQAQQIRLQAEAFQARLKSWFEPLVEDMQRQWAGLVEKVQAAVGTSAAPVPSDNH; encoded by the exons ATGAGCTCAGGGGCCTCTAGAAAG TGTAGCTGGGACCCTGGGAAGCCCTGGCCTCCAG ACTGGCCAATCACAGGCAGGAAGATGAAGGTTCTGTGGGCTGCGTTGCTGGTCACATTCCTGGCAG GATGCCAGGCCAACGTGGAGCAAGTGGTGGAGCCAGAGCCGGAGCCCGAGCTGCGCCAGCAGGCCGAGTGGCAGAGCGGCCAGCGCTGGGAGCTGGCGCTGGGTCGCTTTTGGGATTACCTTCGCTGGGTGCAGACACTGTCTGAGCAGGTGCAGGAGGAGCTGCTCAACTCCCAGGTCACCCAGGAACTGAC GGCGCTGATGGACGAGACCATGAAGGAGTTGAAGGCCTACAAATCGGAACTGGAGGAACAACTGACCCCGGTGGCGGAGGAGACGCGGGCACGGCTGTCCAAGGAGCTGCAGGCGGCGCAGGCCCGGCTGGGCGCGGACATGGAGGACGTGCGCGGCCGCCTGGTGCAGTACCGCGGCGAGGTGCAGGCCATGCTCGGCCAGAGCACCGAGGAGCTGCGGGCGCGCCTCGCCTCCCACCTGCGCAAGCTGCGCAAGCGGCTCCTCCGCGATGCCGATGACCTGCAGAAGCGTCTGGCAGTGTACCAGGCCGGGGCCCGCGAGGGCGCCGAGCGCGGCGTCAGCGCCATCCGCGAGCGCCTGGGGCCCCTGGTGGAACAGGGCCGCGTGCGGGCCGCCACTGTGGGCTCCGTGGCCGGCAAGCCGCTGCAGGAGCGGGCCCAGGCCTGGGGCGAGCGGCTGCGCGCGCGGATGGAGGAGATGGGCAGCCGGACCCGCGACCGCCTGGACGAGGTGAAGGAGCAGGTGGCGGAGGTGCGCGCCAAGCTGGAGGAGCAGGCCCAGCAGATACGCCTGCAGGCCGAGGCCTTCCAGGCCCGCCTCAAGAGCTGGTTTGAGCCCCTGGTGGAAGACATGCAGCGCCAGTGGGCCGGGCTGGTGGAGAAGGTGCAGGCTGCCGTGGGCACCAGCGCCGCCCCTGTGCCCAGCGACAATCACTGA